The DNA region ACTTCTGTCGCAGGACGTTTAGGTGGCGTTGATATGGCTCGTACCGAAGGATATACCGAAGGAACAGTGCCATTAGCTACTTTGCGTAGTGATATTGATTATGCTTTGGCTGAAGCTTTGACAACTTATGGTCAAATTGGTGTTAAGGTTTGAATTTGTAAAGGTGAAATTTTAAGTAAAGATTTAGTCACAACTAGTGATGAAAAACCAAAATTTGAACGAAGAGATTTTGATCGTTCAAATAATAATCGTCGTGAGTATCCACCAAGATCACATTCTGCTCCTAAGGAGGCAAAATAATGTTAGTACCAAAAAGAACGAAATATCGTCGTCCACATCGGATTAAATACGAAGGAAAAGCAAAAGGGAATACTAAGGTTGATTTTGGAGAATTTGGATTACAATCACTAGACGGAGCATGAATTACAAACCGTCAAATCGAAGCAGCACGGATTGCCATGACTCGTTATATGAAACGTTGAGGAAAGGTTTGAATTAGAATTTTTCCCCATATGGCAAAAACCAAAAAACCATTAGAAGTACGGATGGGATCAGGAAAAGGTTCACCAGAAGAATGAGTAGCAGTAGTTAAAACGGGAACTGTTATGTTTGAAGTGGCAGGAGTTTCAGAAGAAACAGCCCGTGAAGCGTTACGTTTAGCAATGCATAAATTACCGGTGAGATGTAAGATTATAAAAAAAGGAGAAGAGTAAGATGAATGATTTAAACAAAAAATCAGTTGAAGAGTTAAAAAAACTGGAAGAAGAATCACGCGCTGAATTATTTGCTTTAAGATTTCAATCAGCTATGGGAAACTTGGAAAAACCACATCGCATTCCTGAATTAAGAAAGCAAATTGCTCGCATTTTAACAATCTTATCTTCTCGTAAAAAAGCTGGTGAAAACACGGCAATTAATGTCAAAATTAATTTAAGTGAAACATACGCTAAAATTGAAAAAGAATCACAGGAATTTGCAAAACAACGCAAAGCTAAAATTGATGAAATAATGGCAGCACAAGAAGCTTCAGAAGACAACATGGCAAGTTTAATGGATTTACCATTAACTGATGCGATGGAAATAAGTGATGAAGCAGTAAATCTTGAAACATCTGCTCAAGCGGATGACAAAAAATCAGCAGCGCCAAAAGCAGAGACAACAAAAAAAGTTGAGCCAGCGCTGGCTAAAAAATCAGCAGCACCATTGAAAGAAAGTAAATCAGCTGCTGAAAAAACAACAGAGCCAGTGGTAAAAAAACCAGCGGACAAAAAATCAGTAGCCCCTGTGGCAAAGAAAGAAGCTGACCAAGCGGCGTCAAAAGCAGCACCAAGGGTGAAAGCAACGCCAACAGCAGCTTCAAAAACCCCTGTGGCAAAGAAAGAATCTGCTAAACCAGCAGGGGCAAAAGATGCTGCTTTAAAATCTTTAATTAAAAAGAACGAAGCAGCAAAAGCAGCAAGTAAACCAACTGCTCCAACAACAAGTAATAAATCAACAGTAACCGTTAAATCAGTTACTTCGGCAAAAGCAGAAATTGAAGTGTCAAAAGTAACAAAAAAACCAGCGGGAACTAATACTGCAAAAAAAGATGTGGAACTTAATGCTAAAGAAAAATTAGCCGCAATGAAAAGTTCAATTTCAATCGGAACTGCAAAAGGTCGCGGCACAGGTGTTAAAATCAATTTAGATTTAAAAGCAAAAGACCCAAAAGCATCAGAGTATACTTATGGGACAAATTGAAAAGAAAACCGTGATAAAATTTTAACTGCAGGAAAAACAACAAAAAAAGCCGATGATAAAACAACCACTAAGAAAGGGACAGGGAAAAAATAATGGAAAGAAATAGTCGAAAAGTGCTACAAGGCCGCGTTATTTCAGATAAAAGTGAAAAAACAATTACTGTTTTAGTTGAAACATACAAAAACCACCCATTATATAAGAAACGTGTTAGATATTCAAAAAAATATTTAGCACACGATGAACTCGAACAAGCACATATTGGTGATAAGGTAAGT from Spiroplasma sp. NBRC 100390 includes:
- the rplP gene encoding 50S ribosomal protein L16 produces the protein MLVPKRTKYRRPHRIKYEGKAKGNTKVDFGEFGLQSLDGAWITNRQIEAARIAMTRYMKRWGKVWIRIFPHMAKTKKPLEVRMGSGKGSPEEWVAVVKTGTVMFEVAGVSEETAREALRLAMHKLPVRCKIIKKGEE
- the rpmC gene encoding 50S ribosomal protein L29 produces the protein MNDLNKKSVEELKKLEEESRAELFALRFQSAMGNLEKPHRIPELRKQIARILTILSSRKKAGENTAINVKINLSETYAKIEKESQEFAKQRKAKIDEIMAAQEASEDNMASLMDLPLTDAMEISDEAVNLETSAQADDKKSAAPKAETTKKVEPALAKKSAAPLKESKSAAEKTTEPVVKKPADKKSVAPVAKKEADQAASKAAPRVKATPTAASKTPVAKKESAKPAGAKDAALKSLIKKNEAAKAASKPTAPTTSNKSTVTVKSVTSAKAEIEVSKVTKKPAGTNTAKKDVELNAKEKLAAMKSSISIGTAKGRGTGVKINLDLKAKDPKASEYTYGTNWKENRDKILTAGKTTKKADDKTTTKKGTGKK
- the rpsQ gene encoding 30S ribosomal protein S17; its protein translation is MMERNSRKVLQGRVISDKSEKTITVLVETYKNHPLYKKRVRYSKKYLAHDELEQAHIGDKVSIMETRPLSKTKHFRLIEVIEKAIG